agggaggaacctttttttttcgaaatttaacaaatatataacaattcAGGTGTTCCTCGTAACTTCTCCAATTTCCATCACTATAATTTGTACTTAGTGCAATCTAATTGAGGTTAATGTTAGTTTGTGTTACATTATTACGTAAAGATCTCTAAGAGTACATATCTCAATTGTTctctttttattaataattttattcttcATGGTATTTTTATGAATTCCTTTAACGAGATAAATCATAATTTGATTACTTTaccaaagcaaaaaaaaaaaactcaaagtGCCCAATTGTCCTTTTTCAGCTTCTAGATCAATTATTAACATAAGCACAACTGTGtacttgtgtttttatttcttagtCATGGTAGTGCAAAACTAACACAAAAAACACAAGTACGCACTTATGTCATTTAAtgttagtaaaaatatttttatttatttattttgcgatGCAGTGATGGTGTGACTCAGATGGGACGGGACAAATGTGCTAACACACGTTGCGTCACAGAAGAGACACCGACCCTTCTAGCAAGGAACCAATGTAAGACCATCTGGCCTTTTGCCATCAGaacggtacagtcagcatcaattagcggatgaaacaacgctccaaaattatgtgacatcccagataacttttccaaacatagataaatttctaaatttcacgtttaaaagtatgtatatcttttacagttttagttgttctatatttaagACATCAGTTTTTGTCAAGCTGttacaaaatacttactagatacttatgaagcgttgtttgatcctctacttttgatgctgactttaCAATCCCGGAGGCTCCAGGACACAGGAAACATTGGCTGAGAGCAAAGCCCTGCGAACTTCCTCATTTATCGAACGCCCTGCGCACCTCTGACAACTAAGGCCATGGTGTCCGGCCTCCTGAACCATGGCtccacatatttattatatatctatgtacctcacatatatatttaaattgtccTAAGTAACAAGTTATTTCACGTTTTATATAAGACGAATAATTCACTTTTTGTCCACTTGTCTTCCAAAAATCCCGTGGGTTTAATAAACACGGCCCTGTTCTCGATAAAGGTAAGGCAATAAAGGTACAACACGATGTCAAGAATCTCACTAGTTCTCAAGGTAAGGACACTATACCACTAATGAAGCTGAAACCGTATTAAGGTAATGCACATTTAAACTCGAATAACCTTTATCATTCGACGGAACGACGTCGTATTCGCGAAACCTGAAATTTGATTTTATGACATCATCCTGTTATCGTGGCGAGGCAGGCTGAAAACGGCAAAGTTCAGCTTCGTTATGAATTCTGTGTCATAGgcaaatttggattttttttattttcatcacaatcTTATGGAATATCAGAATCAGAAGGGCTGGGTCGACAGTCAAGTAACGCTGAAGTCATTCGTTTGTATCTACCGATAGGAACTAGGTACGTGTTTTTATTAGGTAAGCTTAATCCTTATAAGAAATAAAAGAATCGTGGAAAAATTCAACGTATCGGACGAGACTCAAACTCGTGGCTCTGGGATACCTGCCCGCCGCTCTACCAACTGAGCTGCCGAGACTTACCCGATAACGGCGAGTATTTTCACCATATGCTTCGTATGCGCGCCTTAGGGTGGCACATAGTGACATCTACCGTCAGAGTAATAGGATAGGCTGTAATGGATAAGACTCTATACTATGAaacttatttttgttgtttactaATTAATTCTACATCAAGTTATCAACACTGtgctaaaatgaaaatttagtTGATAGTAGTACATATGCTTTGATTACGCAAAAATATCTTTGTCTTTTCCGTAGGTAGGTACACGGAACAATAGCGTTTTAGACATTTGAGAGGCGTGTGAGGAGCCGAAAACAACAAGTAGAGGTAATTTCAACAATTTGATTAAATGTAATGGGTATATACATCGAGCGAAATGCGGCTTTTCCCTTGTCAGAGGAAGCGCTCAGAGGCAGAAACCAGGGTCCAAGGATTATTGAGAGTTATGGTATAAAGAACAGGATCCTTcttctttgttttataaaaccGTATCCAATTTTATtctgacgaccagtctggcctcgtggggtgcctatgaagccgttggtcccgggtttgaatcctggtaagggaatttatttgtgtgatgaacacagatatttgctcCTAAGTCATAGGTGCTttctatgtaataaaataatttatttgaattacaatttacatttctatAGTAATGAGATTGGAACCTtcatttaagtataaaatatacttgTGGCAGTAGGCCCCGCTCTTCCATAATTTGAAAGGGTGTaaccaaaatataatttaattttgtatgttactatatgtacataagtatgtatttatctatatacgtatgtatatcgtcgcccagtagtacccatagtacaaactttgcttagtttggggcgaggtcgatctgtgtaagattgtaagatatttaattatttttttattttcggcaGGCGGCGGTGACTCGCTCTCTCAatatgggcccccacaaaaatcGACATTAAAGGTGGCTCAAGGGTAAGATCGGTTGCATTACTTTAATTTCTATTAACTTTCTATAACTTAATCCACTCCAAATGATGATAACATTACGTTTATTATAGAAGTGGTTATATAGTCGTAATGATGTGAGCTTTCCGTGCAAATCACTTTTGCCTCGTGCATAACAAAGCATGATTTTTGTATGAATTCTATTCTATAACAATAACAGTAATAACTGGTAAGTATACTCATAATAATACCTACCAGTACCAATACGACATAAATACAGCGAGCATGGCACAAAATTTGCGTTATTATTTCACGAGATGTTAATAGGCAGTATAATAAATTGGGAATCTTGCTTAGAATAACATAGCTCAGGAAGTAAGTCCTGGAAGCGTATTACAGCTGGGAATTAAACTGCTGAATTAGGTCACATCCATACACTGCACAGCAATGTTTCTTCACTGCATTATCGCAATGGTGATAGACAGAGATGATTCTTAGGGTGGTACTTCATCCAATTGTTGGGACGCACGGATCTGCTTCCGACTGCTCCCAAGCACTTATTATTGGGTCATACTCTAGAAAGCCAGACAGAGAACGCATCATGTGTTAGAGAGGTACAAAATAATCATCTGTGACCTTCCGTTGTTAAAGATAGTTATAGTTTGATAATGAGAAATATGTAATACCTACTGTATTAGGTTTTAGATGTTTTGTAGTTACGAAAATAGTcattactatttaaattgctgGTTTAGCAGGTTGAACAACTTCCGCGTGTAAATTATTTGTCAAATGGATAAACGGACAattttttggataaaaactACATCGGGTGAATAATGACGAcctggaggccaattcaaacgtatttagatatctaaatgatgttagTTTGTTACCATTCGCGCGTCCAGTTTGCTCGTACTTGTTCATACATGTATTGGCAAATAATATCAAACagacatcatttagatgtcaaaacgtaagttcgaattggccttcaGGCCATTGTTGCTTGCTGTTATAATTTCCCTGTTTAgaattaaatacctacctacgtaGGCTAAATTAATCGTTTTGACGCTTTATATATAAACAGCGCACTCAACGTAAAGTTATTCAGTGTGATTCGTCAGAAAACATGCTTCGTTTTACAGTGTTGGCTATTGTATTGACTACCGTGTTGGTAAGCGAGAacctttacttaatttattttatacaaatatactttataatattacttttttttttttttttatatccacAGTATACCTAAACCtgtattgattattttttaatcaactgtacatactcgtacatattttCAACTTCTCTAAAACGTTTAcgcatttttacaagcttttatttactttcacctgaccgttgtctgtttgtaatcaaatcttgcaagttaaatttgccacttcccggtttccgattgagctgaaaatttgcatacatatgtaagtctagtgacaatgcaatattatggtaccatcgagctgatctgatgatggagacaatgagtattagttgcctcaGGAAAGAAAagaacagtcagcgataaaagcttgtaccaaaaatgaaattattgcgaaaaacttatattacctagtATTTTCTTGAatgaaataatagtattttatacaatcgtgatataacagagagcttttcagtcgagtaccgtgtttaggcaacgaagcttgcctTGAGctgtatgcctgcgcagttttttCATGTGCATTTCAACTGCACAGGGAAAGCTGTATAGGATactgcacagtcgaatgccacacacgctccgttttacctgtgcagttgacaAAACTGCGCAGGTTTAGTTACAGTAGAACTGATTATGAAGACCTACATACAGTGATCCCAACAGGACACGTAATGCAATGAAGTATCCCAGTCGCCTTAATTGGACTAACTTGTGATTGTTATGAGATGCACTCCGGATctctaaattaatttaatgtcaTTTCAAACTGTTTTGTGGAGACAATTTTACCCAATTTTTTATTACAGGCTGACAGTGAGGACTATAGGAAAAAATGTATGAGGCTGTTTCATCCGGTGAGTTAAAACCCTACCAAATGCGAGTCGAATTCACGATTAAACGgtgtttgttatatatttattgttacgTAGTACCTGTTATTCTTTATCACACTGAGTTTGTGGTTTGTATATTAAATCACAAACATGCTATACCTATAGagaaatactattatttagCGGCAGAGGATTcacattatatataatattcaccATTTGTTGTGTAATTGTGGTTGGACCTATACGTATGACTTAATTCGCCTTAATTCATTCTGAAACAATTGTTATTTTCAGGGATCTATGCATTGCTGTAAAAGCGAAATGCCGCCAATGAATTTCGACATAGGAGAACTGAAAGAATGCTTTAAGATTCCACACGCTCACCATTCTGTAAGTGTTGTGTTTTGTATCAACGCATGAATTGAATGCATCGGCATTCAAAATACCTACTAACTGCACAACCAAGTAGATGAATTTcgtaacatcatcatcatcaatgaGTTCTTTCAGATATCCTTATATAATTTAGCTTTAAACCATTTTCATATTAAATGCCGTGCTTGTGATATACCTattgtcaacaaaaaaataaaataatttttctaatgatattataaatttaaaagtttgtttacatattttgatatttGGATACTTATTCCTCCTTCACATAAAACGGCATAACGGGTTTCGATGGCCAGAGGCTATATTAATTTACTATGGCTATACTTAGTATATTATACTAGTGGTACtggaacaataaataaaaaatataacataaagGCATGCCCTCGTATTAGATACTCATAAGTTAATGAGATTCATTATAGTGTGCAACTTTTCTAGTGCGACCATGATATTTGCATTGCGAAGAAACGCGGGTTCGCCTCCGACGACGGTACAGTCGACATGGACGCATGGGAGAAGCTTATTACGGAAGACTTTAAAAGTTCTCCTACGTTGATAGAAGCCATCAAAGAGGACTGTATCAAGGGTGACATCAGTAAATACGGACCACCTGATGCTTGCCAGCTGTCCAAATTGAAGATGTGTCTGCATAGGGCTATGGTCCTCGTAAGTATATTCCCTAAATGCATTCTAAAATATAACTTATCTATAATACTTACCCAACTTcgcttaatttaatttaactaaattattGTAACGTACTAATTACTTTTTTCTTCTCCTAATAGTTTAATGTActtacctaataaataataataataaaattattgagaCATAACATTTTCTTCTTCCCGTTCGTCACTTGTATCGGTCACTTAATTTTTTGGTCGAATAACTATTACCACACAATTGTTTCAATTGGCATTTTCATtcaacgattgtcattttggctaggtCCCTTAGAgtcgttttttaatttagttgtaattttttaggatattttttatacaacaaaaatatattaactatATATTTACAAGTCTTAcagaatattgtattgtattattttttttacattgtattaaatttctttataaaaatcggaaataaataattaaaatccaTTACGTATCAAACTTAATTAGTTATATCCTCTACTccttaattaagaaaaaaaaatgtaagactATAAGCTGTGAAATAAATAATGCTGCTCTTgggtgtaataaaaaataaaccataACTATCAAATCTCTTTATTTTCAGGATTGCAAGGAATGGGATGACAATGGCCCTTGTACTGGCATCAAGGACCTGGTCATGGAGTGCGCCAAGATGGATGAATAAACACTGATTTACCTAATTACTAATAGTGCTCTACTCGTAATGATTATTTTTGCAAACGGTATgctacttatataaataaatattttttctcgcTGCGAAACATTTTCTAAAGCAGTTTTATTAACTCTATAGCGTACCTAGCTTGtttagtaatagtacattacattaTTGCTGATGCCGGGAAATAGGAACTCGTGGATGAGTATCGATTTTGTCGGACGATgcgtagatttttttaaagttaaaggcacaactcaTACTGACATTCAGTACAattcaatattcgttcatttaatttaattgttcaaTATAAGCTCTAAGTGCACGCCTAagatttgtaaaaaatatataaaagttatgTAGTCTTCCATTTTATTAAgtagtattcgcacgatcatacacgacggtcttgtAAAAACGAGACAtgtaagttattttatcttcCTATCTCACTCTATCATAAGAATTGAAATTACTGTTGACTCGTGTAGACgcggctataataataattggctATTTGCATTgatttttcttagtggatacatattttaaaaagtaaaaaacaatacagtaataacttcccgtccgctaaaagaggaaaataatgattttatttttttaaatttaaatttgaccaTAAAGAAGAACTTCGCGttctatttttgctacaataagctGGTAAACAGGTACGAGCATATCGAAGAAAAATATAGTTTACCACTCCTGAGAGTCCTAGAacaccaacaaaaaaaaacagcctaCACAAATAGGCAAAACACCCcagaaaaattaattaaactaaaatttatttaaaaagatataacTTATGAAGACTTAGAGATACAGAAACCGGGTTTTTACGGTAATATATATCGATTAGTTAACGTAAAAACTGCGGTGTTCTACATTTGATAATCCTTCTGTTGGATTTAAATAAGTACATGTAGAATCCTAGGAATGTGAAATATCTTAAATAGCACACATGTATGTAGGTACCATATGAATCTGACTATTTTAATCTACGATGTAAACctgaaaaaaatcatttcaatTGTATTTATGTACTATAAAATAGTTGACATTTTCTCATAATAGCTtcaattattattgttgtgcAATTGACTACTTCCtacgacatttaaaaaaaaatatacacctTTGCGGTAAATTAGAGTATTTTACACTGAATTGTAGGCAATATACTTAATGTAAACTGACCTTCATAACTAGacaatgttatttaaaattgtacatactactttttttataaattggaaTATTTTTATGGTATTCTCATTCAATCTTAATAAGATAAAAAAGTACCACATTAATGCAGCTGCAAATTCCATCCACATGTCACCTTTCCTTGTTTCATCACTTATGACATATAGTCAGaatgattgatttatattttgAAGAAGagagaaagctgcaatttggcatggcatcatgccaaattgcagctttctagtactaaaGATCacgagcaaagcctcggacggacCGACAGATATGGCGAATCTATTAGGGTTCCTAGTCGACTACGGAACCCTCAAAGGACGTCAAGCAAGGCGATCCCTCTATCAACAGTACCCTAAGTTGTTCAATAATATGAGCTTTGCTTTAAGCAGGTGTTCAGAAAGCTGGCGGAAGGGTAGAATCATAAGGGCATTGACATTGGTGGAAAGCAGATAACCAAACTGCATTACGCCGGTGACGTAGGCCTGTTTTCATCTTCAACTGCAAAGTTCTGTGTCTTACTCCAAGACCTAAGCAGGCCAAGCCTTGAGGTTGGATTAATGATAAACATGTCAAAGACTAAGCTCATGATCATAGTCTATAAATAAGAAAAGGAGTGGGCGGGGAAGAAATAGAGATATTTGGGCCAAACAAGGAATTTAAGCGTAAAATTAACCGATCacattaaaaatagaaaactgTACTCCAAAACTTGACTAACTGACGTAGCTGAAGCTACTGCCAAAATTAACAAATTGCAAGGCATCACGGTTGACGTCGGGGATTGACGCCTTTGAGATAGACTGGTGGTAGGAAACTGCATAGGATATGAATACTGAAGAAAtcaaaatatcaatttaaatatatgaaGAGTAATCAAAATATCACGAAATGCTGAAAAGTTTTAATACAGAGGTAATATCTCGTAGGTATGCATAATTCTCGGAATCGTACATCACTCGTGCGCCGGCCTCAAGTtcaaatattaaccccctaccCTGTATTTGTGTATTTTGCGTTTATAACAATCTTGTGAAAACCGTAAGTTAAAGAAAAATTTAGTTACCAAATAATTTCAGATAATAATAAACCAATACCACtattggtttatttttatacgttATTGGATAATAATAAACCAATACCACTATTGGTTTATTATTATAGTGCCACCACTATGTACACTGAATGTTATAAAGTGAAAAACAATCTTTATTTTTGCCTGTTTTTTAACATATTGTACCCATGCCTAAAATTTTCTATCCACTACCTATATAAAGGCACATACTTAGCAAAGTAGTTTAAGCCAAACCATTCAGGTTAATTCGACTAGGCGTCATATGAAACTTTCCTTTCCTTGTACCCCGCTCTCGCCTCAAACGACGAAACTTTGTCTTAGGCTGAAACACTTCATTTTATGACATTTGTTCCTCCGGCCACTTTTATAGTTCTATAAGAAAAGACggacataaatatttttacgagTAAACAGatgttacaaattaaatagTGTTATAATTATGGTTGTGAGTTGTGACGATGAAGGTATATTATTAAATGaccttttaaataatattaatgtatttaatgGTGGTccgaaaaaaacaattttgaatgtTGTTTCTCCACAAGGCTCTTTTTagtcaaaaacgtataaaaattatacaaacCAATCTTGAGAACaatcaaacattatttaaaggTCGCTCGAAATGGAGCAATTCTGTTTCACTAAAATGTATGATGTGCCATAGAAAAAAGCTTACCTAGAGGcgttttactaattttattaaatttttcccTATTTAGTTAcgattatttaaaacataaaccggtcattttgttatttatgaattgatgtgtttattatttattgtatggagATATCAAATTCTAAAACAATATTGAGCGACGAAATAATAATCAGATGAGCTAAAAAAAGAAACTAGACCGAGTAGAagttttatatacaaaataactgcttgctctattttatttatattacaatctTTTACGTAAATGTACAGTCGGCAAACCTGTTAGCTTAGCACCCTTGCATACATTCCAAGTTTCATGAAATGTAAGCATGATGTTTTTAACTGAAACGGTGCCTTCTATTGGGAGCAGCTTATTGGCGGCTGGGTCATGTGACTCTGTGTCGTCCAGATTACCAATATATTAAGTTCAACTACATAATTACTACTACAATAATTACTACACAGTTTCCTTTAACTTTAATCGTAACtattcaattataatttaaacacCTATTTATAGCAAACACCACATTTcctattaataaaattgtaaattagaAGCCCCAGTAACGTATTTGCGTTTTACGTTATCTAACGTATTCATGCCAGTTATTGCGTTTCTCAGCTAATTAAAACCCGGTATTGAACGAGAACTATCTCCCCAAGTATAATGTCTGCCATAAACTCATATCTATTACATACCCTTCCGACTAACTCTGCTTAATAAGAGTCCCACTAATACCAGTTTACGTTATTGTTCCAGCCTTAAGGCTAAGATTAGCATATAAACACCATCATTCCTAGATTTATACGTGAAAACTTGTTGTCTTTTGTCTCCCAGTGTCGTGGTTAATGTTCGCTTTGTTCCCCTACACCGCACAGTATATCAAGCTTAACGGATGTTATCTCACTGACTTTAAACAGTAACCGTTTTAAGAACTTTCGATAgaaataacaaaagaaaaagtgagttatactttttcatacaatattatttttacaatattagtcatggatttaaaaagaaaaaataagaacCAATAAATGCcagtatgtaggtatgtctgCTTAATCAAAAaacaacatgtttttttttatcaatctgAGAATAGTCatgcatgttagtttgtaagagAGAAGTTTAGTACAAATGTACCTACctgattttaattaagtattttttactataaatacatacatatctaTAAAAAGGTGCTCCTAATGTAcgtcatgttaaaaaaaatgttaggtcGCTGTACT
The nucleotide sequence above comes from Cydia pomonella isolate Wapato2018A chromosome 2, ilCydPomo1, whole genome shotgun sequence. Encoded proteins:
- the LOC133534621 gene encoding uncharacterized protein LOC133534621; protein product: MLRFTVLAIVLTTVLADSEDYRKKCMRLFHPGSMHCCKSEMPPMNFDIGELKECFKIPHAHHSCDHDICIAKKRGFASDDGTVDMDAWEKLITEDFKSSPTLIEAIKEDCIKGDISKYGPPDACQLSKLKMCLHRAMVLDCKEWDDNGPCTGIKDLVMECAKMDE